A part of Roseitalea porphyridii genomic DNA contains:
- a CDS encoding KpsF/GutQ family sugar-phosphate isomerase: MLTRPSAMQSALRTLGTERGGLDALSEALQNGLGKPFAEAVDTLHGVGGRVIVSGVGKSGHIARKIAATLASTGTPAYFVHAAEANHGDLGMITRQDAIICLSWSGEAQELGGVISYAKRFSIPLIAITAGATSALAREASIVLLLPRAEEACPHGLAPTTSSVMQLAIGDALAVALLETRGFTADDFRDFHPGGKLGASLTRVGDIMHTGERIPLVPAGASMRDAIVRISQKGFGCVGIVREDGRLAGIITDGDLRRHMQSDLLAMRVDDVMTSTPKTITADALAATALTIVNDAAITALMIVEDDRPVGIVHLHDLLRVGVA, from the coding sequence ATGCTGACCAGACCAAGCGCCATGCAGTCGGCCCTTCGCACGCTGGGCACCGAGCGCGGCGGCCTCGACGCCCTTTCCGAGGCGCTGCAGAACGGGCTCGGAAAACCGTTCGCGGAGGCGGTCGACACGCTGCACGGGGTCGGTGGCCGCGTCATCGTCTCCGGCGTCGGCAAGAGCGGCCACATCGCCCGCAAGATCGCCGCCACGCTCGCCTCGACCGGCACGCCGGCCTACTTCGTCCACGCCGCCGAGGCCAATCACGGCGATCTGGGCATGATCACGCGCCAGGACGCGATCATCTGCCTGTCATGGTCGGGCGAGGCGCAGGAACTGGGCGGGGTGATCAGCTACGCCAAGCGCTTCTCGATCCCGCTGATCGCGATCACCGCGGGGGCGACATCGGCGCTGGCGCGCGAGGCATCGATCGTGCTTCTGCTGCCGCGCGCCGAGGAGGCCTGCCCGCACGGGCTCGCCCCGACCACCTCGTCGGTGATGCAACTGGCGATCGGCGACGCGCTCGCGGTCGCCCTGCTCGAGACGCGCGGCTTCACCGCAGATGATTTCCGCGATTTCCACCCCGGCGGCAAGCTCGGCGCGAGCCTGACCCGCGTCGGCGACATCATGCACACCGGCGAGCGCATTCCGCTGGTGCCGGCGGGCGCCTCGATGCGCGATGCGATCGTCAGGATCTCGCAGAAGGGCTTCGGCTGCGTCGGCATCGTGCGCGAGGACGGCCGGCTGGCCGGCATCATCACCGACGGCGACCTGCGCCGCCACATGCAGTCCGATCTTCTGGCGATGCGCGTCGATGACGTGATGACGTCGACGCCGAAGACGATCACCGCCGACGCGCTGGCCGCGACCGCGCTGACCATCGTCAACGACGCGGCGATCACCGCGCTGATGATCGTCGAGGATGACAGGCCGGTCGGTATCGTCCACCTGCACGATCTTCTGCGCGTCGGCGTGGCCTGA
- the hemH gene encoding ferrochelatase, with the protein MNMQTSIDRALAKQVGPLPSDHPKVRIGKVGVLLINLGTPDGTDYRSMRRYLAEFLTDSRVIEWPKAIWYPILYGIVLNTRPGRVGKAYAEIWNTERDESYLRTYTRSQADKLAEALKAHENVVVDWGMRYGNPSIASRIEALMGEGCDRIVAFPLYPQFSATTTATVNDKVFEALSKTRFMPALRTVPAYHDEPVYIEALARSIEAHLSTLDFEPERVIASYHGIPQSYFMRGDPYHCHCHKTTRLLEQRLGWEKGRLMTCFQSRFGPEEWLQPYTDKTLEELPSQGITRVATFNPGFVSDCLETLEEIAGEGREIFEEAGGTHYTHIPCLNDSPEGMSVIETLVRRELQGWI; encoded by the coding sequence ATGAACATGCAGACGTCGATCGACCGTGCCCTCGCCAAGCAGGTTGGACCGCTTCCGTCCGACCATCCGAAGGTGCGGATCGGCAAGGTGGGCGTGCTGCTGATCAATCTGGGCACGCCGGACGGGACCGACTACCGCTCGATGCGGCGCTATCTGGCCGAGTTCCTCACCGACAGCCGCGTGATCGAATGGCCCAAGGCGATCTGGTATCCGATCCTCTACGGGATCGTGCTCAACACGCGTCCGGGCAGGGTCGGCAAGGCCTACGCGGAAATCTGGAACACCGAACGCGACGAGAGTTATCTGCGCACCTACACGCGCAGCCAGGCCGACAAGCTCGCCGAGGCGCTCAAGGCGCACGAGAACGTCGTCGTCGACTGGGGCATGCGCTACGGCAACCCGTCGATCGCCTCACGCATCGAGGCGCTGATGGGCGAGGGCTGCGATCGGATCGTCGCCTTCCCGCTCTATCCGCAATTCTCGGCGACGACGACTGCGACGGTCAACGACAAGGTGTTCGAGGCGCTGTCGAAGACCCGCTTCATGCCGGCCCTGCGCACCGTGCCGGCCTATCATGACGAGCCGGTCTATATCGAGGCGCTGGCGCGGTCGATCGAGGCGCATCTGTCGACGCTCGATTTCGAACCCGAGCGGGTGATCGCCTCCTATCACGGCATCCCGCAGAGCTATTTCATGCGCGGCGATCCCTACCACTGCCACTGCCACAAGACCACGCGCCTGCTCGAACAGCGGCTCGGCTGGGAAAAGGGCCGGCTGATGACCTGCTTCCAGTCGCGCTTCGGCCCGGAGGAATGGCTGCAGCCCTATACCGACAAGACGCTCGAGGAACTTCCCTCACAGGGCATCACGAGGGTTGCGACCTTCAACCCCGGCTTCGTGTCGGACTGCTTGGAGACACTCGAGGAGATCGCCGGCGAGGGCCGGGAGATCTTCGAGGAGGCGGGCGGCACGCACTACACCCACATCCCCTGCCTCAACGACAGTCCCGAAGGGATGAGCGTCATCGAAACGCTCGTGCGCCGGGAACTGCAGGGCTGGATCTGA